One Oncorhynchus keta strain PuntledgeMale-10-30-2019 chromosome 34, Oket_V2, whole genome shotgun sequence genomic window, ACGCAGCGGCCAGGAAGCCACACTGCTCCCCCACCACACTGACCCCTATTCCATTAGTATTACCATTCGGAATGCCATTAACAATTCCGTTTGGAACCCCGCTCAGAATTCCAGTGGACTGGATGTAGACCTGATGGTTAGGGCTGTTGGTGGGGGAGTCAGTTCCAGagctggggctggagctggggtaGTGGCTGGGGGTGAGCAAGGAGGTGGGGGTAAGGGGTTCCTGGCTGGTATCCAGCTGGCAGAGGGGCACAGGAGTCAAGCACAGGTGGGGCAACTGGAAAGGGCGGAGCCTCTGGAGGAGGGCGGGCTTGGTGCCGGAGACAGGAAGACCTCGCTCACGCAGCTGCTGTCGCAACTCAGACACCTGGGAGAGAAGGAGGACGGggtgtgacagaggagagggtcagggacaGCAaatagagagggatgagagaaagaggtcagagaaTGAAGAGAAGCAAGCAATGACAAAAGAAGGAAGAGAAGGTACAGATAAATAGGAAGTGAGAAGTGCTATAAACGTTAAAATGTTCAAGTGATTGTCCTGCCCATATTACCGTGAGGTCGACCAGGTTAGGTGGGAGGAGCTCAGACTTGTTGGAGGGACTTGTGTCCACAGAGGTGTGGTTTGTTACCATGGATACAGGCTGAGGGTTCTGGTGCATGGCTCCAGAGAACCTCACCATTTGGTTGGTGTCTCCACTTTGATAAAAACAAAACATTCATGCTAGTTGCCAGAGCTCATGTAATGGTTAACCAACTTTAAATGGTCTGATGAACAGTATAACATCTGAATGAAACCACAGTTCTTGAGAGAAGGCCCAGGGGGAGGGAGGTTTGGTGTATGTAGTGCTACCTACCTGGGTGTGACGGTGAGCTGCTGCTGGTCCTGTTGCTGCTGgttctgctgttgttgttgttggttctGGAGGATCTGCAGCTGGAGGAACACCTGCTGTTGCTGCAGGAGGCTGGAGTAGGCGGGGTCTAAGAGCTGGGCTGGGGTGGGGCTCCTCTGACTGGCCCCTCCCCCTGAGCACAATGTTAATAATGATCAACTTCCCTGCTATTTAGTGGACTAATTTTTACATGACAATTTGTCATGTAAAGCACATTGGGCTGCAAGTACTGTATGAAAGGTAAAATATACATAAAACATAATCATGATTTTTAAAGTATAGACTATTACCGGCAGTCCCGGCCGTGCCTCTCTGGTCGGGGGGAATGTACTGATGGTATTTGAGTTTCCTCATCTTGGGCTGTGAATCCCGTGGTTTCCGCGGGCGGGGGGGGCGAGAGGAAGTCAGGGAGGGAGTAAGGGAGGAGGAGTCGGAGGGAGGTGTGAGCGACCGGGCTGTCtgagaaaggaagagggagaggggagaggggggagacagagaatgAATCAAAGTAATATTTCTcatatccatattttttttagaaatgtattattCAAGCATTGTCAAAATACATAAACAGTATAACCTGAGAGAGGTCAGATCAGTTCTGATTAGTACAGCCAGTTCTGATTAGTACAGCCAGTTCTGATTAGTACAGCCAGTTCTGAAATTACTACCATGTTATGAGTTCCTAAGGCAAAGTTAAGAGCAGGATGTATACAATCTGTCATGTAACATATGTGATCCTTTCAGGTTGTAACAGTTGAACAGTCAGTATCCTATAGCTGAATCCTGCCATTAAACACGTGTGAAACCGTGACAACTGACAGTGTGTCCAGTCAGCTGTGACAtcgagcaggtgtgtgtgtgggtgcctaAATCCATAGGGCATAGTGTAGTAGTGACTGTCGACACTAATAAATGTGTAATACCAGAGTGAGTGTGCACATTATGCTATGTGGTTGAATACCTGTCAGGAGACACCGGGAGAAGAAGAGACTGATATACTGTGTCTGACCCTCACAGTcagaacatgtctgtctctctatgcaGACAATGCATTAACATCTGTAATACCGTATATGCATGGGATTATTTTTGATTGACTTTACcaccaatcaatcaataaatcaatcaatccatTGTTACTGCTTCAGTCATTTCATTCTTAGTTTCTTGAATGCTTTTTACAGATGCATTTACACATTGTTCTGGATGTGTGCTTGGTCTATTTCTGAGTAACCCTGTTCCAATACCTTTGGCAGCAGGGACGTTGCATGGGAGGTCAGATACATCCCCTTTGGTCTCCCGGTCGTTGCCATGGAGTTGGAGTCGCCCACGGTCATGCTCATTGACTGGCTGATGCCCTCGGTTGCTGGGAGCAAAGCCAAGATAGACTGCAGGACAGAAATATAAACAGCTAATAGCAAAGGATCTGATCCAAACATGACTTGCAGTTCTAAAGTCAGATTTCTGTTTCCCGTGTTGATGGTTGAGGTTAGGATTTAGGGGAAAGTAATCTCACCTGATGGTTAGGATTAAGGGAAAGTAATCTCACTTgatggttaggattaggggaaaGTAATCTCACTTGATGGTTAGGATTTAGGGGAAAGTAATCTCACCTgatggttaggattaggggaaggTAATCTCACCTGATAGTTAGGATTAGGGGAAGGTAATCTCACTTGATGGTTAGGTTTTAGGGGAAGGTAATCTCACTTGATGGTTAGGTTTTAGGGGAAAGTAATCTCACTTGATGGTTAGGATTTAGGGGAAAgtatagtgggttcgattcccgggaccacccatacgtagaatgtatgcacacatgactgtaagtcgctttggataaaagcgtctgctaaatggcatatattattattattattatttaatctCACTTGATGGTTAGGGGAAGGTAATCTCACCTGATAGTTAGGATTAGGGGAAGGTAATCTCACCTgatggttaggattaggggaaggTAATCTCACCTGATAGTTAGGATTAGGGGAAGGTAATCTCATCTgatggttaggattaggggaaggTAATCTCACCTGATAGTTAGGATTAGGGGAAGGTAATCTCACCTGATGGTTAGGTTTTAGGGGAAGGTAATCTCACTTgatggttaggattaggggaaggTAATCTCACTTGATGGTTAGGATTTAGGGGAAGGTAATCTCACTTGATGATTAGGATTAGGGGAAGGTCATCTCACTTGATGGTTAGGTTTTAGGGGAAGGTAATCTCACCTgatggttaggattaggggaaaGTGATCTCACTTGATGGTTAGGATTTAGGGGAAAGTAATCTCACCtgaaggttaggattaggggaaggTAATCTCACCTGATAGTTAGGATTAGGGGAAGGTAATCTCACCTGATAGTTAGGATTAGGGGAAGGTAATCTCACTTgatggttaggattaggggaaggtaatctcacctgatggttaggattaggggaaagtaatctcacctgatggttaggattaggggaaaGTAATCTCACTTGATGGTTAGGATTTAGGGGAAAGTAATCTCACCTgatggttaggattaggggaaggTAATCTCACCTGATAGTTAGGATTAGGAGAAGGTAATCTCACCTGATAGTTAGGATTAGGGGAAGGTAATCTCACCTGATAGTTAGGATTAGGGGAAGGTAATCTCACCTGATGGTTAGGTTTTAGGGGAAGGTCATCTCACCTGATGGTTAGGTTTTAGGGGAAGGTAATCTCACCTGATGGTTAGGTTTTAGGGGAAGGTAATCTCACctgatggttagggttaggggaaggtaaTCTCACCTGATAGTTAGGATTAGGGAAGGTAATCTCACCTGATGGTTAGGTTTTAGGGAAGGTAATCTCACTTGATGGTTAGGATTAGGGAAGGTAATCTCACTTGATGGTTAGGATTTAGGGAAGGTAATCTCACTTGATGGTTAGGATTTAGGGGAAGGTAATCTCACTTGATGGTTAGGATTTAGGAGAAGGTAATCTCACTTGATGGTTAGGATTTAGGGGAAGGTAATCTCACTTgatggttaggattaggggaaggtaatctcacctgatggttaggattaggggaaagtaatctcacctgatggttaggattaggggaaaGTAATCTCACTTGATGGTTAGGATTTAGGGGAAAGTAATTTCACCTgatggttaggattaggggaaggTAATCTCACCTGATAGTTAGGATTAGGAGAAGGTAATCTCACCTGATAGTTAGGATTAGGGGAAGGTAATCTCACCTGATAGTTAGGATTAGGGGAAGGTAATCTCACCTGATGGTTAGGTTTTAGGGGAAGGTAATCTCACCTGATGGTTAGGTTTTAGGGGAAGGTCATCTCACCTGATGGTTAGGTTTTAGGGGAAGGTAATCTCACctgatggttagggttaggggaaggtaaTCTCACCTGATAGTTAGGATTAGGGGAAGGTAATCTCACCTGATAGTTAGGATTAGGGGAAGGTAATCTCACTTgatggttaggattaggggaaggtaatctcacctgatggttaggattaggggaaagtaatctcacctgatggttaggattaggggaaaGTAATCTCACTTGATGGTTAGGATTTAGGGGAAAGTAATCTCACCTgatggttaggattaggggaaggTAATCTCACCTGATAGTTAGGATTAGGAGAAGGTAATCTCACCTGATAGTTAGGATTAGGGGAAGGTAATCTCACCTGATAGTTAGGATTAGGGGAAGGTAATCTCACCTGATGGTTAGGTTTTAGGGGAAGGTAATCTCACCTGATGGTTAGGTTTTAGGGGAAGGTAATCTCACCTGATGGTTAGGTTTTAGGGGAAGGTAATCTCACctgatggttagggttaggggaaggtaaTCTCACCTGATAGTTAGGATTAGGGGAAGGTAATCTCACCTGATGGTTAGGTTTTAGGGGAAGGTAATCTCACTTgatggttaggattaggggaaggTAATCTCACTTGATGGTTAGGATTTAGGGGAAGGTAATCTCACTTGATGGTTAGGATTTAGGGGAAGGTAATCTCACTTGATGGTTAGGATTTAGGAGAAGGTAATCTCACTTGATGGTTAGGATTTAGGGGAAGGTAATCTCACTTgatggttaggattaggggaaggtaatctcacctgatggttaggattaggggaaagtaatctcacttgatggttaggattaggggaaaGTAATCTCACTTGATGGTTAGGATTTAGGGGAAAGTAATTTCACCTgatggttaggattaggggaaggTAATCTCACCTGATAGTTAGGATTAGGAGAAGGTAATCTCACCTGATAGTTAGGATTAGGGGAAGGTAATCTCACCTGATAGTTAGGATTAGGGGAAGGTAATCTCACCTGATGGTTAGGTTTTAGGGGAAGGTAATCTCACCTGATGGTTAGGTTTTAGGGGAAGGTAATCTCACCTGATGGTTAGGTTTTAGGGGAAGGTAATCTCACctgatggttagggttaggggaaggtaaTCTCACCTGATAGTTAGGATTAGGGGAAGGTAATCTCACCTGATGGTTAGGTTTTAGGGGAAGGTAATCTCACTTgatggttaggattaggggaaggTAATCTCACTTGATGGTTAGGATTTAGGGGAAGGTAATCTCACTTGATGGTTAGGATTTAGGGGAAGGTAATCTCACTTGATGGTTAGGATTTAGGAGAAGGTAATCTCACTTGATGGTTAGGATTTAGGGGAAGGTAATCTCACTTgatggttaggattaggggaaggTAATCTCACTTGATGGTTAGGATTTAGGGGAAGGTAATCTCACCTGATGGTTAGGATTTAGGGGAAAGTAATCTCACCTGATGGTTAGGTTTTAGGGGAAGGTAATCTCACTTGATGGTTAGGTTTTAGGGGAAGGTAATCTCACTTGATGCTTAGGTTTTAGGGGAAGGTAATCTCACTTGATGGTTAGGATTTAGGGGAAGGTAATCTCACCTGAACATGGGTGGGACTATGGTTAAGGGGCAAGACCCCAGGGGACAGGTCACTCAGCGATTGGTCGTCTAAGAACCCCAGCGACGAGGAGAGGGCTGGTGATTGGAGGACCCCGAGTTGCTCGGGAGACAAGGAGGAAGAGCAGGAAGAGATGCCATCTTGGAAGACAtctgaggggagagggaaggagactgGGCctaagggaagagggggaggaggaatagGTTAATTAGTAATGACATCTGGACTGTTTCATAACATCTATAGTTACTTCGTGCGTGTGTGAGTTAACTCACGGTTCTCCGGAGgcagtatgtgtttgtgtattagGTCCAGAGGTCCGGGCCGCTGCTGGACCTTTTCTCCAAGGTTGTTAGCCGGCCGAGCCTTCTTCTGCTTTCCGGTCCCACATACACTCCTGTCTATTAGAGAGAGAAGCAACACACTCCTTTCTGTTAGAGAGACTATAACTGTGTTGACATGGGCATTCAATCCCAGTTCAACCCAGCAGGGTTACCCAAAACGTCTGCCTTAAAGGAACCACATACCCCTGGAGACACATAAATAACAACACAACCAGAAATGCAACAATAATAGTGGTATTTTAATCACAATGGAAAATGAGAAGaatagggggagaggatagagagtagaagagagaggatagaggggagaagagagaggaggataggagaagagcgaggaggagaggataaagataagagagacgaggagatgatagagagaggaggggatagagagtagaagagagaggaggacatgatagagagtagaagagagaggaggaaatgatagaataagagagaagaggagatgatagagagtaagagaagagaggatagagagtagaagagaggtggagaagagagagaagagagaagctgacaggagaggaggagatgatagagggtactagagagaggaggagaggatggagagtagacgagagaggaggagaggatagagagtagaagagagaggaggagaggatagagagtagaaaagagaggaggagaggagaagagagaaggggcgagaggatagagagtagaagagagaagaggataaagaagaggagaagataaaaaagaggaggagaagagagaagctggcaggagaagagagaggaggagagagaagaaaagaggatgagaggagaagagagaggagaagaaagaagctgacaggagaagagagaggatgagaggatagagagtataattagaggaggagaaagagaggatgagaggatagAAAGCAGAAGAGGatagagagtagaagagagaggaggagaggataaagatgagatgagaggatagagtagaagagaga contains:
- the LOC118378896 gene encoding myocardin-like isoform X1 — its product is MTLLASERSLLIRNKFRSVLQLRIQNRRKNEIDSGLKTACSSHKGEKDQSKALRLTDDGATQKSPLCVLNIKTAQDRSVCGTGKQKKARPANNLGEKVQQRPGPLDLIHKHILPPENRPVSFPLPSDVFQDGISSCSSSLSPEQLGVLQSPALSSSLGFLDDQSLSDLSPGVLPLNHSPTHVQSILALLPATEGISQSMSMTVGDSNSMATTGRPKGMYLTSHATSLLPKTARSLTPPSDSSSLTPSLTSSRPPRPRKPRDSQPKMRKLKYHQYIPPDQRGTAGTAGGGASQRSPTPAQLLDPAYSSLLQQQQVFLQLQILQNQQQQQQNQQQQDQQQLTVTPSGDTNQMVRFSGAMHQNPQPVSMVTNHTSVDTSPSNKSELLPPNLVDLTVSELRQQLRERGLPVSGTKPALLQRLRPFQLPHLCLTPVPLCQLDTSQEPLTPTSLLTPSHYPSSSPSSGTDSPTNSPNHQVYIQSTGILSGVPNGIVNGIPNGNTNGIGVSVVGEQCGFLAAALTPSSTPSPGLPPCSSLPLTGAPWRSEQEQQELSLELEMRDRMRSRPRERLSPPLSLSCGGSLHPFLQQDPGWPRGTPEREGQTEILFTQVFCCQPWDVIGQDFELPMQITASPIQAPPSVRSLEDELQEAINRVLMDPSQSIEDILEEPTTCVDSHSSSVSDLQSPVTILPGPSSPPQPDQSQPFRCHSKDDNFLSSPLCSSLLLELPPSPSTMVPCQAAPPPLPPPSVLLPCLPL
- the LOC118378896 gene encoding myocardin-like isoform X2 — encoded protein: MTLLASERSLLIRNKFRSVLQLRIQNRRKNEIDSGLKTACSSHKGEKDQSKALRLTDDGATQKSPLCVLNIKTAQDRSVCGTGKQKKARPANNLGEKVQQRPGPLDLIHKHILPPENRPVSFPLPSDVFQDGISSCSSSLSPEQLGVLQSPALSSSLGFLDDQSLSDLSPGVLPLNHSPTHVQSILALLPATEGISQSMSMTVGDSNSMATTGRPKGMYLTSHATSLLPKTARSLTPPSDSSSLTPSLTSSRPPRPRKPRDSQPKMRKLKYHQYIPPDQRGTAGTAGGGASQRSPTPAQLLDPAYSSLLQQQQVFLQLQILQNQQQQQQNQQQQDQQQLTVTPSGDTNQMVRFSGAMHQNPQPVSMVTNHTSVDTSPSNKSELLPPNLVDLTVSELRQQLRERGLPVSGTKPALLQRLRPFQLPHLCLTPVPLCQLDTSQEPLTPTSLLTPSHYPSSSPSSGTDSPTNSPNHQVYIQSTGILSGVPNGIVNGIPNGNTNGIGVSVVGEQCGFLAAALTPSSTPSPGLPPCSSLPLTGAPWRSEQEQQELSLELEMRDRMRSRPRERLSPPLSLSCGGSLHPFLQQDPGWPRGTPEREGQTEILFTQVFCCQPWDVIGQDFELPMQITASPIQAPPSVRSLEDELQEAINRVLVSVWTPVSQ